A genomic stretch from Corynebacterium kutscheri includes:
- a CDS encoding FUSC family protein, producing MALSWEEIKKMNRFRAGLMRLRANAMYIVQVGIAAGLSYWVGLHIFGHAQPFFAPMSTVIVLSTTGGERIRRSIELVLGVSIGVGLGDLIIAGVGSGVWQIAVAVSVSIALATVVDKGVLVANQAAFASVLIATILPPGTSGGTDRMLDAFIGGVVGLIVIAIVPESPLRSGRREIAKILGISAGVQRSVAKALASQNADAIADALTEARGTQGQINAMISAANMGKESISTSPLLWTQRRSLRSLIRILNPVDNVMRNTRVLARHALILSEDRDEVSPQQIELISRTAEATEALSRMFYGTTDVSAAVETPRIMRLLSETGRNASIELVDGRVLSAYALLAQTRALIVDLQQICGMSRASAVSGLAPCSAHPASPDKLWRGENGAF from the coding sequence ATGGCATTGTCATGGGAAGAAATAAAAAAGATGAACCGCTTCCGGGCGGGTTTGATGAGGCTGCGGGCAAATGCAATGTATATCGTGCAGGTTGGTATTGCAGCTGGTTTAAGCTACTGGGTGGGGTTACATATTTTTGGCCACGCTCAGCCATTTTTTGCTCCCATGTCTACTGTCATTGTTTTAAGCACGACCGGTGGTGAACGCATTCGTCGTTCCATTGAGCTGGTTCTTGGGGTAAGCATTGGTGTTGGCCTTGGCGATCTTATTATTGCCGGGGTAGGCAGTGGTGTGTGGCAGATTGCGGTAGCAGTATCTGTCTCAATCGCTTTGGCAACTGTAGTAGACAAAGGAGTATTAGTAGCTAACCAGGCGGCGTTTGCTTCAGTGCTTATTGCCACGATCTTGCCACCGGGTACTTCAGGTGGCACTGATCGAATGCTTGATGCCTTTATTGGTGGCGTGGTGGGGCTTATTGTTATTGCTATTGTTCCGGAATCGCCGTTGCGTTCTGGTCGGAGAGAAATAGCAAAAATTCTTGGTATTTCTGCTGGCGTACAGCGATCGGTAGCGAAGGCCTTGGCCAGTCAAAACGCCGATGCGATTGCTGATGCACTTACCGAGGCACGTGGAACCCAAGGACAGATTAATGCCATGATCTCGGCGGCAAATATGGGCAAAGAAAGCATTAGCACTTCACCATTATTATGGACGCAACGTCGTAGTCTGCGGTCACTGATTCGTATTTTAAATCCGGTGGATAATGTCATGCGTAATACCCGCGTATTGGCCAGACATGCCCTGATTTTAAGCGAAGATCGCGATGAAGTTAGTCCTCAACAAATTGAGTTAATTAGCCGTACCGCTGAGGCCACCGAAGCCTTAAGTCGGATGTTTTATGGAACAACGGATGTATCAGCTGCAGTTGAAACGCCGAGAATTATGCGTTTGCTGAGTGAAACTGGCAGAAATGCTTCTATAGAGCTTGTCGACGGCCGGGTGCTCAGCGCTTACGCACTTCTTGCTCAAACGCGAGCACTGATTGTTGATCTCCAACAAATCTGTGGCATGTCACGCGCATCGGCAGTATCAGGTTTGGCACCGTGCTCGGCGCACCCAGCCTCGCCGGATAAGCTATGGCGCGGAGAAAATGGTGCTTTTTAA
- the fbaA gene encoding class II fructose-bisphosphate aldolase: MPIATPEVYNEMLDRAKEGGFAFPAINCTSSETINAALKGFAEAESDGIIQFSTGGAEFGSGLAVKNKVKGALALAAFAHEAAKSYGINVALHTDHCQKEVLDEYVRPLIAISQERVDRGELPLFQSHMWDGSAVPIDENLVIAQELLEKARKANIILEVEIGVVGGEEDGVEAKHDANLYTSPEDFEKTIDAIGTGEKGRYLLAATFGNVHGVYKPGNVQLRPEVLLEGQKVARKKLGLDDAALPFDFVFHGGSGSEKEKIEEALRYGVIKMNVDTDTQYAFSRPIVGHMFTNYDGVLKVDGEVGNKKAYDPRSYMKKAEQGMSERIIEACQDLHSVGTTVSK, translated from the coding sequence ATGCCTATCGCAACCCCTGAGGTCTATAACGAGATGCTTGATCGCGCTAAGGAAGGCGGTTTTGCTTTCCCTGCTATCAACTGCACCTCCTCTGAAACCATTAACGCTGCACTGAAGGGTTTTGCTGAGGCTGAGTCCGATGGCATCATTCAGTTCTCTACCGGTGGCGCAGAGTTTGGCTCCGGCTTGGCAGTAAAGAACAAGGTTAAGGGCGCGTTGGCTTTGGCTGCTTTTGCTCATGAGGCAGCAAAGAGCTACGGCATTAACGTTGCCTTGCATACCGATCACTGCCAGAAGGAAGTTCTAGACGAGTACGTTCGTCCCCTGATTGCTATTTCTCAGGAGCGCGTTGACCGCGGTGAGCTGCCTTTGTTCCAGTCTCACATGTGGGATGGTTCTGCAGTACCTATCGACGAAAACCTGGTTATCGCTCAGGAGCTACTAGAAAAGGCTCGCAAGGCTAATATCATCCTTGAGGTTGAGATTGGTGTTGTCGGCGGCGAAGAAGACGGCGTTGAGGCTAAGCACGATGCTAACCTTTACACCTCCCCAGAGGATTTCGAGAAGACTATCGACGCAATCGGCACCGGTGAAAAAGGTCGCTACCTGCTCGCTGCTACCTTCGGTAACGTACACGGCGTGTATAAGCCAGGTAACGTCCAGCTTCGTCCTGAGGTGCTACTTGAAGGCCAGAAGGTTGCTCGCAAGAAGCTTGGTCTTGATGATGCAGCTCTACCGTTCGACTTCGTTTTCCACGGTGGCTCCGGTTCCGAGAAGGAGAAGATCGAAGAAGCATTACGCTACGGTGTTATCAAGATGAATGTTGATACCGATACCCAGTACGCATTCTCTCGCCCAATCGTTGGCCACATGTTCACCAACTATGACGGTGTGCTGAAGGTTGACGGTGAAGTTGGCAACAAGAAGGCATATGATCCTCGTTCTTATATGAAGAAGGCTGAGCAGGGCATGTCTGAGCGCATTATTGAGGCTTGCCAGGATCTGCACTCTGTAGGAACCACGGTTTCTAAGTAA
- a CDS encoding glycoside hydrolase family 76 protein, whose amino-acid sequence MSEIWMHRADLSEQAINERHSSRLWGIPKTNLAVVAWPPSTKEKLFYRWHYWWQAHYLDCLVDATLRRSSKTRKAMIRHTIAGIRLRNLGKLTSNNYYDDKTWLALALERAREVQKGPRKFIRTLEANIGEGVDEFAGVLPWRTGENFFNVPTNGPAAIMLARRGLVDEARQLIDWVFETLIDERGLVMDGVRMSMHGPQTVKYIFPYNQGTVIGACVEIALALQQRGQADEAVEYLSHARALIHVVAKEMANDKGVIDWDTGDGDGGLFKGILVRYLADAAVRLPSDNEAGRAAKKIAQRLVMASAESVWNHRLEVDGLPVFATAWIEDARLPHNYGVGASTISDLVRVVRIDERDLSVQLSGWMLMEAAARLSQVEDEAHNTSE is encoded by the coding sequence GTGTCAGAAATTTGGATGCATCGCGCTGATCTGTCTGAACAAGCGATTAATGAACGCCATAGCTCGCGGTTATGGGGAATTCCTAAAACTAATCTTGCCGTGGTGGCCTGGCCGCCGAGTACGAAGGAAAAGCTTTTCTATCGTTGGCATTATTGGTGGCAGGCACATTATTTGGACTGTCTAGTCGATGCCACCTTGCGTCGTTCATCTAAGACTCGCAAGGCAATGATTCGCCACACCATTGCTGGTATTCGTCTGCGTAATCTAGGCAAGCTGACCAGTAATAATTATTATGACGATAAAACGTGGTTAGCCTTAGCTTTAGAACGTGCCCGTGAGGTGCAAAAAGGCCCACGGAAGTTTATTCGCACCTTAGAAGCTAATATTGGCGAAGGCGTGGATGAGTTTGCTGGTGTGTTGCCGTGGCGAACAGGAGAAAACTTTTTCAATGTTCCCACCAATGGCCCAGCGGCGATAATGTTGGCTCGTCGTGGGTTAGTCGATGAAGCCCGGCAGTTAATTGATTGGGTTTTTGAAACGCTTATCGATGAACGCGGTCTGGTCATGGATGGCGTACGTATGTCTATGCATGGCCCACAAACAGTGAAATATATTTTTCCCTATAACCAGGGAACTGTTATAGGAGCATGTGTTGAGATCGCGCTAGCGTTGCAGCAACGTGGTCAAGCAGATGAAGCGGTAGAGTACCTTTCTCACGCGAGAGCGCTTATCCATGTGGTGGCCAAGGAAATGGCTAACGATAAAGGAGTTATTGATTGGGATACCGGTGATGGTGATGGCGGGTTATTCAAAGGAATTTTGGTGCGCTATCTTGCCGATGCCGCAGTACGGTTACCCAGTGATAATGAGGCCGGTCGGGCAGCGAAAAAAATTGCGCAACGCTTGGTGATGGCTTCTGCCGAAAGCGTATGGAATCACCGCCTGGAGGTAGACGGTCTGCCGGTTTTTGCTACCGCATGGATAGAGGATGCACGTTTGCCACACAATTATGGGGTAGGAGCTTCGACAATTAGTGATCTCGTTCGGGTTGTACGTATCGACGAACGAGATTTATCTGTGCAGCTTTCCGGGTGGATGCTTATGGAAGCCGCCGCACGGTTATCGCAAGTCGAAGATGAAGCTCATAACACTAGCGAATAG
- a CDS encoding TrmH family RNA methyltransferase, which yields MSENIVNEPVGPTEWGEGLHGVKPWAEEYPTTPLPTDERFDAELLAAGDRRNVVDAYRYWTRAAIVKDIDSRRHALHIAIENFENDANIGTVVRTANAFAVNTVHIVGRRRWNRRGAMVTDRYQHLQHHETTEELVTWALAQGLTVVAIDNTPGSVPLETAELPRECLLLFGQEGPGVTLAARENALMTCSIAQFGSTRSINAGVAAGIAMHTWIRQHADLDAAW from the coding sequence TTGAGTGAAAACATAGTAAATGAACCTGTCGGCCCTACCGAATGGGGCGAAGGTCTTCATGGGGTAAAACCCTGGGCAGAAGAATACCCGACTACCCCATTGCCTACCGATGAGCGTTTCGACGCTGAACTTCTCGCTGCCGGGGATCGTCGTAACGTAGTTGATGCTTACCGCTATTGGACTCGTGCGGCGATTGTCAAGGACATTGATAGTCGCCGGCATGCGCTTCATATAGCGATTGAGAATTTTGAAAATGATGCCAATATTGGCACCGTTGTGCGCACGGCGAATGCCTTTGCGGTCAATACTGTGCATATTGTTGGCCGACGGCGTTGGAATCGCCGGGGAGCAATGGTCACTGATCGTTATCAGCATTTGCAACACCATGAGACCACCGAAGAACTGGTTACTTGGGCATTGGCGCAGGGGCTAACCGTGGTTGCTATTGATAACACGCCGGGTTCGGTGCCGTTAGAAACTGCTGAATTACCACGGGAATGCCTATTGCTTTTTGGTCAAGAAGGCCCTGGGGTAACTTTAGCTGCACGAGAAAATGCGCTTATGACTTGTTCCATTGCACAATTTGGTTCAACCCGTTCCATTAATGCGGGAGTTGCTGCTGGTATTGCCATGCATACCTGGATTCGTCAGCATGCGGATCTCGACGCAGCTTGGTAA
- the pyrE gene encoding orotate phosphoribosyltransferase, translating into MSAINEAKKVELAKLVKELAVVHGAVTLSSGKHADYYVDLRRATLHAQASRLIGELLRELTSDWDYVAVGGLTLGADPVATAIMHADGPEINSFVVRKEAKKHGMQRRIEGPDVVGKKVLVVEDTTTTGNSPLTAVAALREAGAEVVGVATVVDRATGADTVIAEAGLEYRFVLGLKDLGLE; encoded by the coding sequence ATGAGCGCTATTAATGAAGCCAAGAAAGTAGAGCTAGCTAAGTTGGTTAAAGAGCTAGCCGTGGTACATGGTGCGGTAACGCTTAGTTCTGGAAAACACGCCGATTATTATGTCGATCTTCGCCGCGCTACCTTACATGCGCAGGCATCACGACTTATTGGTGAGCTTTTGCGTGAGCTTACTAGTGATTGGGATTATGTTGCTGTGGGTGGGCTAACCTTAGGTGCTGATCCAGTAGCAACGGCCATTATGCATGCAGATGGTCCAGAAATTAATAGTTTTGTGGTACGCAAAGAAGCTAAGAAGCACGGTATGCAGCGCCGTATTGAAGGCCCTGATGTAGTGGGTAAAAAAGTTTTGGTAGTAGAAGACACTACGACGACCGGTAATTCGCCACTGACCGCCGTTGCTGCTTTAAGGGAAGCCGGGGCAGAAGTAGTAGGTGTGGCTACTGTAGTTGATCGGGCAACCGGAGCAGATACAGTTATTGCAGAAGCTGGCCTGGAATACCGCTTTGTGCTTGGTTTAAAGGATCTAGGTCTTGAGTGA